cacctatacctagcatggatcagcatgtgaatgaacatttttaaaaactgtacagttgtgctacagtaccATTAGTGctatttttttgtattaaatgtaattttttatgcTAAAGTTCAGAAATGTAACTGTAAAGTAATTGCCAGGGTTTTCATTTGGGTACTTGCAGGAAAAATGTCTAAAGTACAGACAAGTTTGGAAAACAAAGTTATGTGTTTGGCCTTCTGGATAGACTGAGGTTCCAacgtgtatgtgtacattccactgtctttcaagtttgtgttctGATCACAACTTTGTACACatcattacttttttttttctctttgtaaTCACACACATCATTACTTGTACACCTGCACAATAATGCTTCCGTAGACATCATAATGTGTATCTAAACCTTTCTAATGGTGACAGTGTCATCTCATCCCACACACTAAAAGTGAGCATACGTGTATGGATGGAGATTTGGTAtttgatttgtatttatatattaatttgtatcacaattttatgatggctttctacttgaaaaatcaatgtgaaacaacatatggcaagtccttgtttgtaactcaatacattataaaaagttaaaaacatacatgtatatgtaaaagATTTGTTTCacatgggtggggggggggggggttggttAGATGACTGTCAAGATCATGAAGTGTGGATTTTATACACAATACTATGATTACAGTCATACAGAGTGACAACACTTTAGAATATCAATGCTGTCATCCATACTAAACATGCCCAGATACAATTCAGTGTAATATACTCagcatgatttctttttggctctTACATTTAGTATCGTTTATTCTTCTGTGAGCACttgttacatacacatacactatGGTACATCAGATATTGATCAGATTGACTCAGATGCAAATGACTATGGGATTATTTCTAGTTGTGGTATTACCTTGTCTGATGTGATCCAAAGGATAGCCATATTGGCaaggtctgggtaaccaagactacagtATCCATGGTTACACGCAATGTAACAAGATTGTTTATAATTGTGATTGATTCATGATTATCAATGGtatatcacatttcccataatcCACCAAACAAGATGGCCGGTTGACAAATTACTGACAGTGTAATGGATATCACAATCTGTATTtatacacagacaagtaatatATGTAGCGGGCATTACATTCTGTCCAAGTGTACAAGTTTTAAAATACcttatacattaaaataatgaGTAAACCAATCCTTTGTGTCTTCTTTTGAGAAATTGAGGataaaatatgattatattatCATCAAGCTAGTTGTGAGAGTGAGACCATgactcccaaagactagatgggtaCTTAGCCAGATCCTAGAAGCCAGACTGGTAtggccagaactcccaaagactagatgggtaCTTAGCCAGATCCTAGAAGCCAGACTGGTAtggccagaactcccaaagactagatgggtaCTTACCAACATTGCTTGGACATAAAAGTCAACATCTCAACTCTGTCACACTAACATCTTACCAGATTGTTTCCCCTTTTCTCCTATAAACAGTCCGGCACCACTCCAAAATGAGAGGCTACAAagatctccaagtataggttacacCCCAATGTGAAATCTCTCCttgcaaagcccacatctatttgtaaagaaatatctTTTTATATCTGGAGGCTGAAGTCGATTTCCACACTGCCAGTTATGTTAATGTATTGCACAATACTGTACATCTCCAGAATGtgagaagtgtgtgtgtgtgtgtgtgtggtggggggggggggggggaggtgagTATCATACATTAGGACCCCAGCATAAAATGTGCTCATTGGTTAACATTATCTTTGATAATTGAATGATATTTAACataagggaccagtcagtttctgtGGTGGGGGGGGATTCTTCCATTGGGCTGATgtaaagtcactgacccccccccccccatctgtaaaactgagaacaggctgacccccccccccatcacttaattctaaaatatagtgaaacccccccccccacacacacacacacacatacatacataaatcctatttacatgacaggtatttgatcgtgactcagaaactaaatactttataagatagcATAATTATTAGCAACTACACAGAGTAAATACATTGAAAATgggtttaatagcatcttgactaAAAGGTACGGGAAAGTTTTGAGATGAGAATATGTAGACCTCTCATGGGGTCCCAAGGGGTTTCCACCTAGAAGCTTTTGAGGTTTTCTGACTCTTAAAGCCAACTTTTAGACTATTCAGAGCCTTTCAGGCAATAACTTTATGACAGTACCATCAAGTATGagaaattaaactattctttacacatagggttgaaatatgttcttaaaaaagTTAAATAAAGTCTGTGTAGCCCTTGTCACTGTTGATGCATATGAACTCTGAGGTACAGAGCCAAACTTGATTAGCGAAATCTATTTTTTTGACTCCAAAATAccaaattgtttatttatttcctgtcattATGTAATTGTCACTTAATTTATATTGgcaataaaaatgaataaatgaaatggtatcattatagtaaaggtcagcacatgtGATGGTTGCTTCATTTTCAGGGGAGAGTTGGCAAGTTTTAGACTATCCTGGCAATAATTTCACATCTCTAAAAGACATACTGAAATTGGCAATTACTGTTTAACATTATGACAGTCAAATATTGGTggatctgattgttggttgactgcatgagtgacctctgggtgAGGTAGTCCTAGCTGGTCTTCCCCCTAGCAGATCTGGAGATGTTTTGATTCTATTATGGCAATTTTAGTTTATACATAGCCTTTACATGTAAGATAATATTTCACAGCTTCGAAAAGATCAAGTTAATGTATTAAAGTTGTAAATGAGTTTTGCATGACACGTAAAAATAGGCCAGGTAGTgtccgtaacattggtatagtggcattactgTTGCAGATATAGTAAACTCACTGCTATGTTAGAGAATGTAAAGTCTTCATacctattacatgtattatgtataacaCAAACTgaaatctgatgagatgtgatgatttgtagtgttgataacatgtagtgtccgaaatagaaagcATACAGTGCGTGTAAATcccttcatactgaagagtagaacaatttagatttaaATTTATAAACTACCCATATACTATTACGGAACTTTCAACTTTtgtcccaaagtgcaatatgtGAAGCATATTCGCCATTCATTGTGCAATACCCAAGTATCTTCATGAcatatgttctgtaactagtgtggtaggtaccccggtaatatattgtatatgtatatgtatatgaaaagTTATGTTTGAGCATCACTCCTggtgaaataatatttttaaaaaaggggACAAGAAAAATTCCACAGACAAGGTCATACCACTATAGATTgatggattttttaattttcctcCATCAAAATCCAGAacacaatgccccccccccccgttcaacattttcaaaacagggtgacacccccccccccccacgtctGCCAATTCCGAAAATAgggtgacacccccccccccccaaggctgaagaaactgacagGTCCCTAACATTATCTTTGATAATTGAATGATATAACATAACACCCGGACCATTCAAAGGGTGCCTACAGCGGCAAAATGTGCAACtaattaattttgataaatgaatTCTAAGTTCTGTCGCTGGAGGCGCCATAACTACCCTGAGCCACATGCCTTGTAGCTGTGAGTAACATGGAATACACTAAACATGCGTACATTCTCCATAAATATTAATGTCATAAATACAAGAACAGAATAAATACTAGTAGGTATCCCTTGATTTTTAGGCTGGGAGCAGAATTACGGCAGGGGGGAGCCTAGGGAGAAATTGAGGGgagggggcatgaaaaaaattgagggtAAATGCCATGAAAATTCTGACGGTCtgaaagagggggggggggtcgaaaaatgttgctcatgatttgaaccaaattaaacctcaggggCGCTTATTTACCGAGTGAATTCACCCCAATTATTTCTATAACCCATATTTAATAGTATTGATttgggtgacagccatgtgAATGCATTTAAatttgtgtacgtgtatgcCTTCCTTTGTCTcagtatctgtctgtctgtctgtctctctctctctctctctctctctctctctctctctctctctctctctctctctctctctatctctctctctctctctctctctctctctctctctctctctctctctctctctctcgcttgaaagagaaaactctgctggctaagtatttcCAAGACTAATTAGTACCGGTTACAGCCCATGGCCAATGACAGACCTTTTTcacaaagcccacatatatttgtaaaggaATCTCTCCgcatgttatgtatggacgaTGAAGTTGATTGCCACTGTTAGTTTACagtgtgtaatgtagtgtacatctctgaagtggagcgggtggggggggggggggtaggtactgtataattacgcATTAAAATATGATCGATCAAGTATTTATCACCTTTTATGTGTTTCTATTCAAGTTTCTAGCACGAAGTTGACTAATATTCCTAAGGTACGTATTGTATTGACTTGTGTCTCTTTTGTATAAATTCCAACATAGTTTGACCGCTGAACTAAACCAGTTTAATCTAACTCACTTGGGGTTGGTTATTTCTTGGAGTAGTTGACATTGTGTGGGTACATAAAGCAACCTTAACTCTGTGAAATATATAAATGTCGATCGCTTGTGTGTTGTAGAACGAAATTGGAACTCCACACAGACCGTGACACAGAACACAAACTGCAGATAAAGTCGACGATTGGATAAGACCAGAAAAGAATATAAATCGAGCTGTTTAACGGGCAACCTAGCCCCTCAACAAGCTGGATaggcaaatatataaacattcagcaaatgaacacgtacatgcctagcaactagaccaaacaccatgcccatagcaacagtactGTAATAGTGAAATGGTGATATATATCGcaatataacaatataatattaaatgATTAGGCAATTagataaactttcaaaatttaaaaaaaaaattacatatagtCACCAGCAACGAAGATACCGgccatagcaacattataataatTGCGTATATTGCATGGGTAACAAGAGGGCGGATATGTGGGGAAATGAAACATTGTTTTAAATAACACAGTCATAATAAACTACAGAGTTGTGCtccaatgccattggcgctatgtTTACTTTATTGTGTGTACAACCAATATCCAAATTTTAAGAAACAAAAAATGATGATATAATacaaaaatttggaatatattgttcatgttcAGGTTCATTTACTTGATCTCATTGTTATATGTGTCTACCCACTACTAGTCTACGAGTACCCACTACTAGTCTACGTACTAGCCTACGAGTACCCACTACAAGTCTACGTACTAGCCTACGAGTACCCACTACAAGTCTACGTACTAGTCTACGAGTACCCACTACAAGTCTACGTACTAGCCTACGAGTACCCACTACAAGTCTACGTACTAGCCTACGAGTACCCACTACAAGTCTACGTACTAGCCTACGAGTACCCACTACTAGTCTACGTACTAGCCTACGAGTACCCACTACAAGTCTACGTACTAGCCTACGAGTACCCACTGCTAGTCTACGTACTAGCCTACGAGTACCCACTACAAGTCTACGTACTAGCCTACGAGTACCCACTACTAGTCTACGTACTAGCCTACGAGTACCCACTACAAGTCTACGTACTAGCCTACGAGTACCCACTGCTAGTCTACGTACTAGCCTACGAGTACCCAATACCAGCCTACGTTTAAAGTGCCCTGTGTCTATGTACATTCGTCCTACTATGTCAACCTAGTCGAAAACACTTCAAATTGTTCTTAAACATTACATATTGTTCATGCCCGTAGTAACGACTTATATGGCTGCTTTCTCCACCACGTCTGAActttttatatttgatattatttttgtcACTTTTATGTATTATGAATACGTCTTTGCAACTGGCAACACGTAGCTTGCCAAAACCATCTACAAAATGTTCCGTGTGTCCCACCCGTTCAAACTGTGGGTCGAAGCCTACTGCCCTAACTTTCTGGGTTTTTGCCATGAAGAAATTAGTTACCAAATCAACAATCATGCATTCTGGGTATTCTTCAATATTCCTTTGAAAGCCACGATTTCGAAGCATACAGTCGCCAGCAGCATCCCCACTGTTAATTTCTATTGTCTTGAAAAAAACACTCAGAATATATTTTGTACCATTGACGTCTTCAAAGAAGCCTCCGATCATATCTAACGATATTCTGGAATCTTCGAATTTCTGGATGAAATTTTCTAACTTTGTATTTTCTGTAAATATGAAGTCGTCGTCTACCCATACAAAGTACCTGGTTTGAACTTGACTCAGAACGAGGTTGCGGCCTGCAAACCAACCTTCCTTATAAGGCATAATGAATTGTTTGACGTTGTTACCGAGAATTTGTTGTGGTTTTTCAGAATCGTCTGCAATAAGGATTGTCATTCCAGGGTAGTATCTATTTACACTGACGACAAGCCTTTCAATACACTCGTACCGCTCAAACGTTTTAGTGATAACGGTGACCTTCttggtgatgtcatcattaGTGTGTTGATTATATATCGTTGGTCGACGACTTCGACAGATATGAACATGGATATCAATGTTGAAATTTACAAGTTTAACTTCTAAGATATCACGTATGTTAATATCATAGTATGTATTATGATAAATCAGTGATTTTAATATGAGATTAATATACTCAGTAACACTTTGTCTTTGGTCGAAAGATAGACGCAATATTTGAGTGCCATTTCCATCAATTTGTACACTTTCTTTTAAGTCTAGTGAACCAACA
This Glandiceps talaboti chromosome 13, keGlaTala1.1, whole genome shotgun sequence DNA region includes the following protein-coding sequences:
- the LOC144444407 gene encoding beta-1,4 N-acetylgalactosaminyltransferase 1-like, which encodes MTTHYRLPSENTKISQRIASEGGTCTCSDLHVPGAIHGPFSRNLKPRRDVELEKHYAEISQDEEPIITCRMLSPLSYVGGGITVDALGSVRIVGLTVDFDAFTGIAVTEERYVLVIHSTKKLGELTVGSLDLKESVQIDGNGTQILRLSFDQRQSVTEYINLILKSLIYHNTYYDINIRDILEVKLVNFNIDIHVHICRSRRPTIYNQHTNDDITKKVTVITKTFERYECIERLVVSVNRYYPGMTILIADDSEKPQQILGNNVKQFIMPYKEGWFAGRNLVLSQVQTRYFVWVDDDFIFTENTKLENFIQKFEDSRISLDMIGGFFEDVNGTKYILSVFFKTIEINSGDAAGDCMLRNRGFQRNIEEYPECMIVDLVTNFFMAKTQKVRAVGFDPQFERVGHTEHFVDGFGKLRVASCKDVFIIHKSDKNNIKYKKFRRGGESSHISRYYGHEQYVMFKNNLKCFRLG